The following are from one region of the Noviherbaspirillum sedimenti genome:
- a CDS encoding DUF3135 domain-containing protein: MPLPTAIPDFDMLVTLHQHDPQAFEALRCHLLQEALDAAPAARRASLELLLGRIEAARAASASPQQAASIAFAMMAESLQELRDSWQQAFHALSELQTHLLLEKVR; the protein is encoded by the coding sequence ATGCCGCTTCCTACCGCCATCCCGGATTTTGACATGCTGGTGACGCTGCACCAGCACGACCCGCAAGCTTTCGAGGCGCTGCGCTGTCACTTGCTACAGGAAGCATTGGACGCGGCGCCGGCGGCACGGCGCGCCAGCCTGGAATTGCTGCTGGGGCGCATCGAGGCGGCGCGGGCAGCAAGCGCGTCGCCGCAGCAGGCAGCCAGTATTGCCTTTGCCATGATGGCCGAATCGCTGCAGGAATTGCGGGATTCCTGGCAACAAGCGTTTCATGCGCTGAGTGAATTACAAACCCACCTGCTGCTTGAAAAAGTCCGTTAA